In Odontesthes bonariensis isolate fOdoBon6 chromosome 6, fOdoBon6.hap1, whole genome shotgun sequence, one genomic interval encodes:
- the LOC142382584 gene encoding uncharacterized protein LOC142382584, translating to MLRPFMVNHMLSSERPKQGLCQHCGQKLAVVTCRDCLPRPRYCTACDVTTHESMALHNRTSMMEGFFRPLSPSTYIKEDEGGKFSYHEKECVLPIMHPHCDCSTGQMSVSPGKQVILIGMNGRYNLSLPRVSCPCGKSLSVDMGDLVDGGYWPATSNFDTLYTVDLFSTYEDLKITAPGMSRQAFVSMLDHRTKVFGRSGKICGDTMQKSFLEWTYAKYEVERLSQVQHFQCPACTPSMLAVAVDGNRKLYRFKSQPGPDGFFDGVFLAKDAEVSSFVDYIHGTTKHNPAKGTCGTGQWVAARESASKSASKLDEEGVEVAVCRHGVLLKGLNMFRGEIFAYPLYLQKQLASPTVKFFCSDVVCKYWPYLERVVRFCPELQDLLNMRPFLSIMHAKAHSWMCELKWGGRNQEGAGTTMGEEVEQVNSFLSRAAICSKFMAKAVRTDMLTIQASGWNKRKAENLDWTLAKRYIKTVQRIADATKDLQKLTTELSIHEDAVQQWVCDVQQWTTGATVQNDRQKTIEGLYLSIKQRKFQLYRQTVGSKRRHILRKKIAAEKKALDDAIVDYNTVVGDADKLPPPDEFLVEDNFSWPWECHGDMCQKKKVFDKVMLLNRLEEEAVIVVREIKQHWEYMRSMAGTIETLSSQLSEGITGQSSTAALTESGREGLLCVLKRRLCKIQAQQTAARTTYQRILGQHMVSLDESSSGEENLDSSSSTDEEL from the exons ATGTTAAGGCCCTTTATGGTTAACCATATGTTATCATCAGAGAGGCCTAAACAGGGATTATGCCAACACTGTGGACAAAAGCTTGCAGTAgtgacatgcagagattgtttGCCAAGACCACGTTACTGTACTGCATGTGATGTTACAACACATGAGTCTATGGCACTCCATAACAGAACATCTATGATGGAGGGTTTTTTTAGGCCATTGTCACCTTCCACATACATCAAGGAAGATGAGGGAGGAAAATTCTCCTACCATGAAAAAG AGTGCGTCTTACCAATCATGCATCCTCACTGTGATTGTTCTACTGGGCAAATGAGTGTTTCCCCAGGAAAGCAAGTAATTTTGATTGGAATGAATG GCCGTTACAATCTGTCCCTCCCACGTGTCAGCTGCCCCTGTGGAAAGTCCTTGTCAGTGGACATGGGTGATCTGGTTGATGGTGGTTATTGGCCAGCCACATCCAATTTTGACACTTTGTACACTGTGGATTTGTTCAGTACATACGAGGATCTCAAGATCACTGCCCCAGGAATGTCACGGCAAGCTTTTGTTAGCATGCTAGACCATCGCACAAAAGTCTTTGGTCGG AGCGGCAAGATATGTGGGGATACTATGCAGAAGTCATTTCTGGAATGGACCTATGCCAAATACGAAGTGGAAAGGCTGTCTCAGGTGCAGCACTTTCAGTGTCCTGCATGCACACCCTCCATGCTTGCTGTTGCAGTGGATGGAAATCGGAAACTTTACCGCTTCAAGAGCCAACCGGG acctGATGGATTTTTCGATGGTGTGTTTCTGGCCAAGGATGCCGAAGTGTCCTCCTTTGTTGACTACATCCATGGGACAACCAAACAT AATCCTGCAAAAGGGACTTGTGGTACAGGTCAATGGGTGGCAGCACGAGAGTCTGCAAGCAAGTCGGCAAGCAAATTGGATGAGGAAGGTGTTGAAGTTGCGGTCTGCCGTCATGGGGTCTTGCTCAAAGGACTGAATATGTTCCGTGGTGAAATATTTGCGTACCCGTTATATCTTCAGAAACAGTTGGCATCACCGACTGTGAAGTTTTTTTGCTCTGACGTAGTCTGCAAATACTGGCCATATCTGGAGAGGGTTGTCCGTTTCTGTCCAGAGCTACAAGACCTGTTGAACATGCGCCCATTTCTTTCAATTATGCATGCTAAAGCACATTCATGGATGTGTGAG TTGAAGTGGGGAGGACGTAACCAAGAAGGAGCAGGTACAACCATGGGAGAGGAAGTAGAACAAGTCAACAGTTTCCTTTCTCGAGCAGCCATATGTTCTAAGTTCATGGCAAAAGCAG TTCGCACAGACATGCTAACGATCCAAGCAAGTGGCTGGAACAAGAGGAAGGCAGAAAACCTTGACTGGACATTGGCTAAAAGATACATCAAG ACTGTACAGAGGATTGCAGACGCAACGAAGGACCTTCAAAAACTCACTACCGAGTTGTCTATACATGAAGACGCAGTACAGCAATGGGTGTGTGATGTTCAGCAGTGGACCACAG GAGCAACTGTTCAAAATGATAGGCAGAAGACCATCGAAGGACTATATTTGAGCATCAAGCAGCGCAAGTTTCAGCTCTATCGTCAGACTG TTGGCAGTAAGCGGAGGCATATACTTAGAAAAAAGATTGCTGCAGAAAAGAAAGCTTTGGATGATGCCATTGTTGACTACAACACTGTTGTGGGTGATGCTGACAAACTCCCTCCTCCTGATGAGTTCTTGGTTGAAGACAACTTCTCCTGGCCTTGGGAAT GTCACGGTGATAtgtgccagaaaaaaaaagtttttgacaAGGTAATGCTGCTGAATAGACTTGAAGAAGAAGCGGTAATTGTGGTTCGTGAAATCAAGCAGCACTGGGAGTACATGCGGAGCATGGCTGGAACGATTGAAACGCTTtcctcccagctctctgaaggaaTCACAGGTCAAA GCAGTACTGCAGCATTGACAGAGAGTGGACGTGAGGGACTACTCTGCGTATTGAAACGAAGACTGTGCAAAATTCAAGCTCAGCAGACTGCAGCCCGCACAACATATCAGCGCATTCTGGGACAGCACATGGTGTCTTTAGATGAGTCTTCCTCCGGGGAAGAAAACTTGGACAGTAGCTCATCAACGGATGAAGAGTTATGA